A window of Bradyrhizobium sp. AZCC 1610 contains these coding sequences:
- a CDS encoding ubiquinol-cytochrome c reductase iron-sulfur subunit, translating into MWCPKQTRRSLLLTTLATGAFLTGRRFAAAQEDQPGSSDRPKKGDLLVVSEGERVGAVIAPDDVKRGEPPLHAWPKDPKTSVVRNGSRLNEILVIRLDPGEMDEETRSRSAEGIAAYSAICTHTGCSVTGWLKSETGDKDVLKCFCHNSEFNPREGAQVVFGPAPRRLPALPLAIADGSLTIAATFVGKVGAQQPG; encoded by the coding sequence ATGTGGTGTCCGAAGCAAACGCGACGCTCGCTTCTTTTGACGACGCTCGCCACCGGAGCGTTTCTGACGGGGCGGAGGTTCGCTGCGGCACAAGAAGATCAACCCGGCAGCAGCGACCGGCCGAAGAAAGGCGATCTTCTTGTTGTCTCCGAAGGCGAACGCGTCGGCGCCGTCATCGCGCCCGATGACGTGAAGCGCGGCGAACCGCCGCTGCACGCCTGGCCAAAAGACCCCAAGACTTCGGTCGTCCGCAACGGCTCGCGGTTGAACGAGATCCTGGTCATAAGGCTTGATCCCGGCGAAATGGATGAGGAGACCCGCTCACGCTCTGCTGAGGGCATCGCAGCCTATTCGGCCATCTGTACTCACACCGGATGTTCTGTCACCGGCTGGCTGAAGTCCGAGACGGGCGACAAAGACGTTCTCAAGTGCTTTTGTCACAATTCCGAATTCAATCCGCGAGAAGGCGCGCAAGTCGTGTTCGGGCCCGCGCCCCGGCGTCTGCCGGCACTCCCGCTGGCAATAGCCGACGGCTCGCTCACCATAGCTGCGACATTCGTTGGAAAGGTAGGTGCTCAACAACCAGGGTGA
- a CDS encoding SAM hydrolase/SAM-dependent halogenase family protein, translating to MIALFTDFGLHGPYTGQMKAVLHQIAPGIPVIDLFADAPVGNPRASAYLLAAYAAWFPVRTVFLCVVDPGVGGTRPSIFLEADGRWYIGPGNGLFELIQRRAQETRSWDIDWKPKHLSASFHGRDLFAPVAGMLARGDPPPGRPRHDGADRRADWPDDLCEIVYVDHYGNAMTGLRAATLPPGARLAAVGRVLDRARTFSDLPPGAAFWYENSNGLAEIAVNQGRADRDLGLAIGSPVEFVA from the coding sequence ATGATTGCGCTGTTTACGGATTTTGGGTTGCACGGCCCGTATACGGGTCAGATGAAGGCGGTGCTGCACCAGATAGCGCCGGGCATACCTGTTATCGACCTCTTCGCCGATGCGCCAGTCGGCAATCCCAGGGCATCGGCGTATCTGTTGGCGGCCTATGCGGCATGGTTTCCGGTGCGAACCGTCTTTCTCTGCGTTGTCGATCCCGGCGTCGGCGGGACGCGGCCATCCATTTTTCTCGAGGCCGATGGCCGCTGGTATATCGGCCCCGGCAACGGCTTGTTTGAGCTGATCCAGCGCAGAGCTCAAGAGACGCGCAGCTGGGACATCGACTGGAAGCCGAAGCATCTCTCGGCCAGCTTTCACGGGCGCGACCTCTTCGCCCCGGTGGCTGGCATGCTGGCGCGCGGTGATCCGCCCCCCGGCCGGCCACGTCACGATGGCGCAGATCGAAGGGCAGACTGGCCGGATGACCTCTGCGAGATCGTTTACGTCGATCACTACGGCAATGCGATGACCGGGCTGAGGGCGGCTACGCTGCCGCCCGGCGCAAGGCTCGCCGCAGTGGGTCGGGTTCTGGACCGCGCGAGGACTTTCAGTGATCTGCCGCCAGGCGCGGCTTTCTGGTATGAGAACTCCAACGGGCTTGCCGAAATTGCCGTCAATCAGGGGCGGGCGGACCGCGATCTCGGTCTTGCCATCGGCAGTCCGGTCGAGTTTGTCGCATGA
- a CDS encoding Rieske (2Fe-2S) protein yields MDMPSKDFALAGSLEELKIKGRLVVHGSHRPILVIYNRGRVFALDNRCPHMGFPLERGSVEDGILTCHWHHARFDLESGCTFDLWADDVPICPVEVRNGDVWVKTTFTHVDLAAHWHQRLANGLAHDLGLVIAKAMHGQLATGVPQAEIVRQVALFGAQNRDGWGVGLTILTALANLLPMLPDEDAYLALFHGARRVAADCDGEAPRRERAPLGSRPDPAALKRWLRRWTKVRHREAAERTLLTAVAAGFSPAELADALFAAETERAFADTGHSLDFINKAFECLDLVGWQHAAALLPTVVGQMVSARGAEESTAWRQPVDLVALCEKSSNELADLFAARRGSRDWSGHAALAQELLGDDPARIVDALKEAIRAGAAPADLGQSLAYAAALRVARFGNANEYADWETAHHVFTFANAVHQMLTRIGIANVDTHVTAVRGVLHGAMALYLARYLNVPPARIPGDGGEQLGDLPADPEMIGAALLDAFDRQRQVDLAARLVARHLTLGHSPQALIATLAHAVLREDAGFHAYQMLEAGVRQFGAWGDTDEGRHILIAVARYLAAHSPTERASLQTADIARRLMRGGELHQEAGSS; encoded by the coding sequence ATGGACATGCCTAGCAAGGATTTTGCGCTGGCGGGCAGCCTTGAGGAGCTGAAGATCAAGGGGCGGCTCGTTGTGCACGGTAGCCATCGCCCGATCCTCGTCATCTACAACCGCGGGCGCGTCTTCGCCCTCGACAACCGGTGCCCGCACATGGGCTTCCCGCTCGAGCGCGGCAGCGTCGAGGACGGCATCTTGACCTGTCACTGGCACCACGCTCGCTTCGATCTCGAAAGCGGCTGCACCTTCGACCTATGGGCGGACGACGTGCCGATATGCCCGGTCGAGGTGCGCAATGGTGATGTCTGGGTGAAGACCACGTTCACCCATGTCGATCTCGCCGCGCACTGGCATCAGCGGCTTGCGAACGGCCTCGCCCACGACCTTGGCCTCGTCATTGCCAAGGCCATGCATGGTCAGCTCGCGACCGGCGTACCGCAGGCCGAGATCGTACGGCAGGTGGCACTGTTCGGGGCGCAAAATCGCGACGGCTGGGGCGTGGGTCTTACGATTCTGACGGCACTCGCCAATCTCCTGCCTATGCTGCCGGACGAGGACGCCTATCTCGCTCTGTTCCACGGCGCACGCCGCGTGGCGGCGGACTGCGACGGCGAGGCGCCGCGGCGGGAACGCGCGCCGCTTGGAAGCCGGCCGGATCCGGCCGCGCTCAAACGCTGGCTGCGGCGTTGGACAAAAGTGCGCCATCGCGAGGCGGCCGAGCGCACCCTGCTCACGGCGGTTGCGGCCGGCTTCTCCCCGGCTGAACTCGCTGATGCCCTGTTCGCTGCCGAGACCGAGCGGGCGTTCGCCGACACCGGGCACTCGCTCGACTTCATCAACAAGGCATTCGAGTGCCTCGACCTGGTCGGCTGGCAACACGCGGCGGCTCTGCTGCCGACAGTCGTCGGTCAGATGGTATCGGCTCGTGGCGCCGAGGAATCAACTGCCTGGCGTCAGCCCGTTGACCTTGTTGCGTTGTGTGAAAAATCAAGCAACGAACTCGCGGACCTGTTCGCTGCCAGACGCGGCTCGCGTGACTGGTCGGGCCACGCCGCGCTTGCTCAAGAGCTGCTCGGTGACGATCCGGCCAGGATTGTTGACGCGCTCAAGGAAGCGATCCGCGCCGGTGCCGCTCCTGCTGACCTTGGCCAATCCCTCGCATACGCAGCAGCGCTCAGGGTGGCGCGCTTCGGCAATGCCAACGAGTACGCCGACTGGGAGACGGCGCATCACGTCTTCACCTTCGCCAACGCAGTCCACCAGATGCTGACGCGGATCGGGATTGCCAACGTCGACACTCACGTCACGGCCGTCCGCGGCGTATTGCACGGTGCGATGGCGCTCTACCTTGCTCGCTATCTCAATGTGCCGCCGGCGCGCATCCCGGGCGACGGCGGCGAGCAGCTCGGTGATCTGCCCGCGGATCCAGAGATGATCGGCGCCGCCTTGCTCGACGCCTTCGACCGGCAGAGACAGGTCGATCTCGCCGCACGCCTGGTGGCACGGCATCTCACGCTCGGCCATTCGCCGCAGGCGCTGATCGCCACGCTCGCGCATGCGGTGCTGCGCGAAGATGCGGGCTTCCATGCGTATCAGATGCTGGAGGCGGGAGTCCGGCAATTCGGCGCGTGGGGCGACACGGACGAGGGCCGGCACATCCTCATCGCGGTTGCCCGCTATCTGGCGGCCCATTCACCGACCGAACGCGCGTCACTGCAGACAGCCGATATAGCCCGCCGCTTGATGCGGGGTGGCGAGCTACATCAAGAGGCGGGATCGTCCTGA
- a CDS encoding adenosine-specific kinase: MELTVVPIAKPDDANFIFGQSHFIKTVEDLHEALVGAVPGIRFGLAFCEASGKRLVRWSGNDEPALALARDNALAIGAGHTFLIFLGDGFFPVNVLAAVRAVPEVCRIYCATANPTQVIVAQTELGRGVLGVVDGASPLGVETDADIAWRKDLLRQIGYKL; the protein is encoded by the coding sequence ATGGAACTCACCGTGGTGCCCATCGCCAAGCCGGACGACGCCAACTTCATCTTCGGCCAGTCGCATTTCATCAAGACCGTGGAAGACCTCCACGAGGCGCTGGTGGGCGCGGTTCCGGGCATCCGCTTCGGGCTGGCCTTCTGCGAGGCCTCTGGCAAGCGGCTGGTGCGCTGGTCGGGGAATGATGAACCCGCCCTCGCCCTCGCACGCGACAACGCATTGGCCATCGGCGCCGGCCACACTTTCCTGATCTTTCTGGGCGACGGGTTCTTTCCCGTCAACGTGCTGGCTGCGGTGCGCGCGGTGCCGGAGGTCTGCCGCATCTATTGCGCGACGGCCAACCCGACACAGGTGATCGTCGCACAAACGGAGCTGGGCCGAGGCGTGCTCGGCGTGGTGGATGGCGCCTCGCCGCTGGGTGTCGAAACCGACGCCGACATTGCGTGGCGGAAAGACCTACTGCGCCAGATCGGCTACAAGCTGTAG
- a CDS encoding S41 family peptidase produces MKEAINLAPSRRQFLRLTSMAAASALAPAWAEQLEPADSATSQPVSARIATFEEVWRTVRDRFYDPHLHGLDWSAVRERYLPDATRASSEEALASVTNSMHSELHASHTRYYTRYEPEYYQLSDIFAGALRRRGLERAFPGGRISYPGIGILSRLDVQGHSVITGVLERTPAQQAGLLAGDVIVSADGAPFQPVRSFRDKIGKEVVLSLRRGGALMQISATPVDIEPNKMFLDGLKASARIIRANGRSIGYVHVWCYAGSVYQRTLEHLLSQNPLNEADALIWDLRDGWGGAIPEYLDLFNTRAPTMQVTDRNGASELRNVKWRKPVAMLVNGGTRSGKEILAYGFKKYWLGEVIGTRTEGAVLAATAFLIGGGLLLLAVEDVHVDGERLEGVGVAPTIEVQADPDSMGRSDPQLNRAIAVLSGV; encoded by the coding sequence ATGAAGGAGGCAATCAACTTAGCACCGTCGCGCCGCCAATTTTTGCGGCTAACATCAATGGCTGCGGCATCAGCCCTGGCTCCAGCGTGGGCCGAGCAGCTAGAACCAGCGGATTCGGCTACATCCCAGCCCGTATCCGCACGCATCGCGACGTTCGAGGAGGTATGGCGGACCGTCAGAGACCGATTCTACGATCCGCACCTACACGGGCTCGATTGGTCGGCTGTTCGGGAACGTTACTTGCCAGACGCCACACGGGCGAGTTCCGAAGAGGCGCTTGCCAGCGTCACTAATAGCATGCACTCCGAGCTGCATGCTTCGCACACCCGCTACTACACACGGTACGAACCAGAGTACTACCAGCTTTCCGATATCTTTGCCGGTGCGCTAAGGCGACGCGGACTGGAACGCGCTTTTCCGGGTGGCCGTATCTCCTATCCCGGCATTGGCATCCTCTCGCGTCTCGACGTGCAGGGCCACAGTGTGATTACCGGTGTTTTAGAGCGCACGCCGGCCCAACAAGCCGGCCTGCTCGCTGGCGATGTGATCGTCTCCGCCGACGGTGCACCATTTCAACCGGTACGGTCGTTCCGCGACAAAATTGGCAAGGAAGTAGTGCTGAGCCTGCGTCGTGGCGGCGCGCTTATGCAAATATCAGCTACCCCAGTCGATATTGAACCCAACAAAATGTTCTTGGACGGCTTGAAGGCCAGCGCCCGCATAATACGGGCCAACGGCCGAAGCATCGGCTATGTTCATGTCTGGTGTTACGCTGGCTCCGTGTATCAGCGGACGCTCGAGCATCTTCTATCGCAAAATCCGCTGAACGAAGCCGACGCGCTGATCTGGGACCTGCGCGATGGCTGGGGCGGCGCGATTCCCGAGTATCTTGATTTGTTCAACACGCGAGCGCCGACGATGCAAGTCACTGATCGCAATGGTGCCAGCGAACTCCGGAACGTGAAGTGGCGCAAGCCTGTCGCCATGCTTGTCAACGGTGGCACCCGCAGCGGCAAGGAGATCCTTGCCTATGGCTTCAAAAAATACTGGCTTGGCGAGGTCATCGGTACCCGTACCGAGGGAGCTGTCCTCGCTGCGACGGCATTCCTCATTGGCGGCGGCTTGCTGTTGCTCGCGGTCGAGGACGTGCATGTCGACGGCGAGCGGCTGGAAGGCGTTGGCGTCGCACCCACGATCGAGGTCCAGGCTGACCCGGACTCCATGGGTCGTAGTGATCCTCAACTCAATCGTGCAATCGCGGTCCTATCCGGGGTCTGA
- a CDS encoding xanthine dehydrogenase family protein molybdopterin-binding subunit — translation MNILTNPSKLRGFEKHIKIENVSRRSILKGLGLAGGFVLAAPVMTRTAFAYETGASQMPHGTVVDPRVFVAIAPDGIVTVVAHRAEMGTGVRTSLPLIVAEEMEADWKRVRVQQAHGDEVKFGNQDTDGSRSTRHYLMPMRQIGASARTMLEQAAAKRWGVPASEVKAVNHEVIHSASGRKLGFGELAADAAKQSVPSVEGLKLKDPKDFRYLGKGEIGIVDLHDITTGAARYGADVRLPGMKYAVIARPPVTGGKAVSFDGAEAMKVSGVEKVLEVKGWPWPSKFQPLGGVAVIARNTGAAIKGRDALKIVWDDGANGKYDSVAYRAELEAAARKPGLVVRKEGDVEAALKGADKVIVGEYYLPHLAHVAMEPPVAVADVKGDKAEIWGPVQSAGGTREDVAKTLGIPQENVTVNVTLLGGGFGRKSKCDFALEAALLSKELGAPVQVQWTREDDVRNGFLHTVSVERIEAGLDKNGKVTAWRHRSVAPSIASTFAAGAVHQAPFELGMGLVDMPFEIANVQCENPEAAARTRIGWFRSVSNIPRAFAVQSMVGEIAHTTKRDQKDMLLELIGVPRILNLTSVKDLWNYGEPYGSYPIDTGRLRKVVELVADKGGWGRSVPKGHGLGIAVHRSFVSYIATIVEVAVDDKGKLTVPRVDTAIDCGTYVNPERIQSQIEGAAIMGLSLAKHGAVTFKDGKVQQGNFDDFPVLRIDESPAVTNVYIVPAGADTPPSGVGEPGVPPFAPALINAIFAATGKRIRALPIGKQLEA, via the coding sequence ATGAATATCCTCACCAATCCCAGCAAGCTTCGCGGCTTCGAGAAGCACATCAAAATCGAGAACGTTTCGCGTCGCAGCATCCTCAAGGGTCTCGGCCTCGCCGGCGGGTTCGTGCTGGCCGCCCCCGTGATGACGCGTACGGCCTTTGCATATGAGACCGGCGCCAGTCAGATGCCGCACGGAACCGTGGTGGATCCGCGCGTGTTCGTCGCCATCGCGCCGGATGGAATCGTCACCGTCGTCGCGCACCGCGCCGAGATGGGAACCGGTGTGCGCACCAGCCTGCCCCTGATCGTCGCCGAAGAGATGGAGGCCGACTGGAAGCGCGTTCGGGTCCAGCAGGCGCATGGCGACGAGGTCAAGTTCGGCAACCAGGATACCGACGGCTCGCGCAGCACGCGGCACTACCTGATGCCGATGCGCCAGATCGGCGCGTCGGCCCGCACGATGCTCGAGCAGGCCGCAGCGAAACGCTGGGGCGTGCCGGCGAGCGAAGTGAAGGCCGTCAATCACGAAGTCATCCATAGCGCCAGCGGTCGCAAGCTCGGCTTTGGTGAATTGGCCGCTGACGCCGCAAAGCAGTCGGTGCCGAGCGTCGAGGGCCTCAAGCTTAAGGACCCCAAGGACTTCCGCTATCTCGGCAAGGGCGAGATCGGGATCGTCGACCTCCACGACATCACGACGGGCGCGGCCCGTTACGGTGCAGACGTGCGGCTACCCGGCATGAAATATGCCGTCATCGCCCGGCCGCCAGTGACCGGCGGCAAGGCCGTGTCGTTTGACGGGGCGGAGGCGATGAAGGTTTCCGGCGTCGAGAAGGTGTTGGAAGTGAAGGGCTGGCCGTGGCCCTCGAAATTCCAGCCGCTCGGCGGCGTCGCCGTCATTGCCCGCAACACCGGCGCGGCGATCAAGGGCCGCGACGCCCTGAAGATCGTCTGGGACGATGGCGCCAACGGCAAATACGACTCGGTCGCTTACCGGGCCGAACTGGAGGCAGCCGCGCGGAAGCCCGGCCTGGTGGTACGCAAGGAGGGGGACGTAGAAGCCGCCTTGAAGGGCGCCGACAAGGTGATCGTAGGCGAGTACTATCTGCCGCATCTCGCCCATGTCGCCATGGAGCCGCCGGTTGCGGTCGCTGACGTCAAGGGCGACAAGGCGGAGATCTGGGGACCGGTGCAAAGCGCGGGCGGAACGCGCGAGGACGTCGCCAAGACGCTTGGCATTCCCCAGGAGAATGTCACCGTCAATGTCACCCTGCTCGGCGGCGGCTTCGGCCGCAAGTCGAAGTGCGATTTCGCCCTCGAAGCGGCCCTGCTTTCAAAGGAACTCGGCGCCCCCGTACAGGTGCAATGGACGCGGGAAGACGACGTTCGCAACGGCTTCCTGCACACCGTCTCGGTGGAACGCATCGAGGCCGGCCTCGACAAGAACGGCAAGGTGACGGCTTGGCGGCATCGCAGCGTCGCGCCGAGCATCGCCTCGACATTTGCCGCCGGTGCGGTGCATCAGGCGCCGTTCGAACTCGGCATGGGGCTGGTCGACATGCCCTTCGAGATCGCCAACGTCCAGTGCGAGAATCCGGAAGCGGCCGCGCGTACCCGGATCGGCTGGTTCCGCTCGGTGTCGAATATCCCGCGCGCCTTCGCGGTGCAGTCCATGGTCGGTGAAATCGCCCATACCACCAAACGCGACCAAAAGGATATGCTGCTGGAGCTGATCGGCGTGCCGCGGATCCTCAACCTCACCTCGGTGAAGGATCTGTGGAACTACGGCGAGCCCTACGGCAGCTACCCGATCGATACTGGACGGCTGCGCAAGGTGGTCGAGCTGGTCGCCGACAAAGGCGGCTGGGGCCGGTCCGTCCCCAAGGGACACGGGCTCGGCATTGCCGTGCATCGCAGCTTCGTCAGCTATATCGCGACCATCGTCGAGGTGGCGGTTGACGACAAGGGCAAGCTCACTGTGCCCAGGGTCGATACCGCCATCGATTGCGGAACCTACGTCAATCCGGAGCGGATCCAGTCGCAGATCGAGGGCGCCGCGATCATGGGCCTGAGCCTTGCCAAACACGGCGCGGTCACCTTCAAGGACGGCAAGGTGCAACAGGGTAATTTCGACGATTTCCCGGTGCTCCGGATCGACGAGTCCCCGGCCGTGACGAACGTCTACATCGTGCCTGCCGGCGCCGACACGCCGCCTAGCGGCGTCGGTGAGCCGGGCGTGCCGCCCTTTGCGCCGGCGCTGATCAACGCGATCTTCGCCGCGACCGGCAAGCGCATCCGCGCCCTGCCGATCGGCAAGCAACTTGAAGCCTAA
- a CDS encoding methanol/ethanol family PQQ-dependent dehydrogenase, producing the protein MTRKQWLLSSFVASTCLFSIAAPAGPIEKYAPVTADRLKNPEPSNWMLYRRTYDGQGYSPLDQINTSNVKDLVPVWTFSTGVIEGHEAPPIVNNGVMFVATPQGQVIALNAKTGDEYWRYKRQLPDDLFQLHPTNRGVGLWQDKLYLATTDDHVVALDAKTGKVLWDTKVQDYKKGQYLTLMPLIVDGKVIVGAAGGEFGVRGYVVAYDANDGKELWRTFTIPGKGEPGNETWSGDDWKTGGGSAWMTGNYDPDTRTIYWGVGNAAPWPGDTHPGDNLYTTSVLALDPDSGKIKTYFQYHQNDSWDWDEVDAPMLVDVQRDGRIFKGLIHPGRNAIFWILERRPDSIKYVAGWPYVYTDVWKGIEPETGKPIVDPAHKPVIGKRVEFCPSLWGGKDWPSAAYSPKTRFVYVPANENFCGGFTGEKVPLVPGQLWLGTKPEDIGLKVRSGATHFGELQAWDPATGKKVWSHNFPRSHLFGSVTVTAGDLVFVGGTNDRMFRAFHAKTGELLWEQKTNSGIMGMPVAYEVDGTQYIAIQSGWGVDAQRIQDALTTNNIGIENNVPQGGVVWVFAVKK; encoded by the coding sequence ATGACCAGAAAGCAATGGCTATTGTCGAGCTTTGTTGCGTCCACGTGCCTGTTTTCAATCGCTGCCCCTGCCGGCCCGATTGAGAAATACGCCCCAGTGACAGCCGACCGCCTGAAGAACCCGGAACCCAGCAACTGGATGCTCTATCGCCGAACCTATGACGGCCAGGGATACAGCCCACTCGACCAGATCAACACCTCGAACGTGAAAGACCTGGTGCCGGTGTGGACCTTCTCGACCGGCGTGATTGAAGGGCACGAGGCTCCGCCGATCGTAAACAACGGTGTGATGTTCGTCGCGACCCCACAGGGCCAGGTGATCGCCCTCAACGCCAAGACAGGCGATGAGTACTGGCGTTACAAACGCCAGCTCCCCGACGATCTCTTCCAATTGCACCCGACGAACCGCGGGGTGGGATTGTGGCAAGACAAGCTGTACCTGGCTACAACGGATGACCATGTGGTCGCGCTCGATGCCAAAACGGGCAAAGTCCTCTGGGATACCAAAGTCCAGGACTACAAAAAGGGTCAGTACCTGACCCTGATGCCGCTCATTGTTGACGGAAAGGTTATCGTCGGTGCCGCCGGCGGTGAATTCGGCGTGCGGGGCTATGTCGTCGCGTATGATGCCAATGACGGCAAAGAATTATGGCGGACCTTCACCATTCCCGGCAAAGGTGAACCTGGCAACGAAACGTGGAGCGGCGACGACTGGAAAACGGGGGGCGGCTCTGCGTGGATGACGGGTAACTACGATCCCGACACCAGGACCATTTATTGGGGCGTCGGCAACGCCGCACCTTGGCCGGGAGATACTCACCCCGGCGACAATCTCTACACAACCTCGGTGCTAGCGCTCGATCCGGATAGCGGCAAGATCAAAACCTATTTCCAGTACCATCAAAACGATTCCTGGGATTGGGACGAGGTGGATGCACCAATGCTGGTCGACGTGCAAAGGGATGGACGCATCTTCAAGGGCCTCATCCATCCGGGACGCAACGCGATCTTCTGGATACTCGAGCGCAGGCCGGACAGCATCAAGTATGTAGCCGGCTGGCCTTATGTCTATACCGACGTCTGGAAGGGCATTGAGCCCGAGACGGGCAAGCCGATTGTCGATCCGGCTCACAAGCCGGTTATTGGCAAGCGGGTTGAGTTCTGTCCGTCGTTATGGGGCGGCAAGGATTGGCCGTCGGCGGCCTATAGTCCGAAGACCCGCTTTGTCTACGTTCCCGCCAACGAGAATTTCTGCGGCGGCTTTACCGGCGAGAAGGTGCCATTGGTTCCCGGTCAGCTTTGGCTCGGGACCAAGCCCGAAGATATCGGCCTGAAGGTTCGCTCCGGCGCCACTCATTTTGGCGAGCTGCAGGCGTGGGATCCGGCCACGGGAAAGAAGGTCTGGTCGCATAATTTCCCCAGATCGCACCTGTTTGGTTCGGTGACGGTCACCGCTGGCGACCTCGTCTTTGTCGGAGGTACCAATGACCGGATGTTTCGCGCCTTCCACGCCAAGACAGGCGAACTGCTTTGGGAGCAGAAGACCAACTCCGGCATCATGGGCATGCCGGTGGCGTACGAAGTGGACGGGACGCAGTACATCGCCATCCAGTCCGGGTGGGGTGTAGACGCCCAGCGCATCCAGGACGCCCTGACGACCAACAACATCGGTATCGAGAACAACGTGCCGCAGGGCGGCGTCGTCTGGGTGTTTGCCGTCAAGAAGTGA
- a CDS encoding DUF2905 domain-containing protein — protein sequence MSISRLLIIFGLSLVALGLLWPVINKVGLGRLPGDIVIERENFRVYIPLATSLLVSVILSLILWLANR from the coding sequence ATGTCGATCTCGCGTCTGCTCATCATCTTCGGCTTGTCGCTCGTTGCGCTTGGGCTGCTATGGCCAGTGATCAACAAGGTCGGCTTGGGCCGGTTGCCCGGCGACATTGTCATCGAGCGCGAGAACTTCCGCGTTTATATCCCGCTCGCAACATCGCTGCTGGTCAGCGTGATCCTTTCCCTGATCCTTTGGCTCGCTAACCGTTAG
- a CDS encoding amidase, translated as MRASPDYSRRRFLHAGAAGAAATVVAAATTPVRAAAEAGTQPPPSTATAPRILRKPPLPELERIAKSYNLALSRGDLTSFRNLMDGVLASYRRLDQFAEPTLAVKYPRDAGFRPPASDNRLNAWYWRCSIKGATSGPLAGKKIAIKDNVCVAGIPMMNGSNVLEGYVPDVDATIVTRILDAGGEIVGKAVCEHLCFSGGSHTSDTGPVLNPHDPKRSAGGSSSGSAALVVAGECDMAIGGDQGGSIRIPSSFCGAVGHKPTHGLVPYTGVFPIELTLDHTGPIARTAGDAARLLEVLAGADGLDPRQPAGLRTEAYTKQLTGDARGLRIGIVKEGFGWPNSEPDVDAMVREAAQRLTRAGATVTELSIPLHRDGIHIWNAIAVEGATMLMVAGNSMGTNWKGHYTTSLLDFYGRSRRVRANDLSETVKLVVLLGQYMQDNYQGRYYAKAQNLARVLRAAYDEQLKGVDLLLMPTLPLKATLLPPPDASREDYVARALEMISNTCPFDVTGHPAATVPAGMSAGLPVGMMLVGRHWEDGTVLRAADAFQIVG; from the coding sequence ATGAGAGCCTCGCCAGACTATTCGCGTCGTCGCTTCCTTCATGCCGGCGCGGCCGGCGCAGCAGCAACCGTTGTCGCCGCGGCGACAACGCCCGTTCGTGCGGCCGCCGAGGCGGGTACGCAACCGCCACCCTCGACGGCGACGGCGCCGCGGATTCTGCGCAAGCCACCGCTGCCTGAATTGGAGCGCATCGCCAAATCCTACAACTTGGCTCTTAGCCGCGGCGATCTGACGTCGTTCCGCAACCTCATGGACGGCGTGCTGGCGTCGTACCGTCGCCTGGACCAGTTCGCGGAGCCGACGTTGGCGGTGAAGTACCCGCGGGACGCGGGGTTCCGTCCACCCGCCTCGGACAATCGGCTCAACGCCTGGTACTGGAGGTGCTCGATCAAAGGCGCAACTTCGGGGCCTCTCGCGGGCAAGAAAATCGCCATCAAGGACAATGTGTGCGTCGCCGGCATCCCGATGATGAACGGTTCCAACGTGCTGGAGGGCTACGTCCCCGACGTGGACGCGACGATTGTGACCCGCATCCTCGATGCCGGTGGGGAGATCGTCGGCAAGGCGGTGTGCGAGCATCTTTGCTTCTCCGGTGGCAGTCACACCTCCGACACCGGCCCCGTGCTTAACCCGCACGACCCGAAGCGATCTGCCGGAGGCTCCTCCAGTGGCAGCGCGGCCCTCGTCGTCGCCGGCGAATGCGACATGGCCATCGGGGGCGACCAGGGAGGGTCGATCCGAATTCCCAGCTCGTTCTGCGGAGCGGTTGGCCACAAGCCCACGCACGGGCTTGTGCCATACACAGGTGTCTTCCCGATTGAATTGACGCTTGATCATACCGGGCCCATTGCCCGCACCGCCGGCGATGCCGCCCGGCTTCTCGAGGTGCTCGCCGGAGCCGATGGCCTCGACCCGCGCCAACCGGCGGGACTGCGTACGGAAGCGTATACCAAGCAGCTCACCGGAGACGCCCGCGGCCTGCGGATCGGGATCGTTAAGGAAGGGTTTGGCTGGCCCAATTCCGAGCCCGATGTCGACGCCATGGTGCGCGAGGCGGCGCAGCGCCTGACCCGAGCCGGGGCAACCGTGACTGAGCTATCGATCCCCCTCCACCGCGACGGCATCCATATCTGGAACGCCATCGCTGTCGAGGGCGCCACGATGCTGATGGTCGCCGGCAACAGCATGGGAACCAACTGGAAAGGGCACTACACGACTTCGCTGCTGGACTTCTACGGCCGGAGCCGGCGGGTGCGAGCCAACGACCTTTCGGAGACCGTCAAGCTCGTTGTCCTGCTCGGCCAGTACATGCAAGATAATTATCAGGGCCGCTACTACGCGAAGGCCCAAAACCTCGCGCGCGTGCTACGCGCCGCCTACGATGAGCAACTCAAAGGCGTCGATCTCCTGCTCATGCCGACGTTACCTTTGAAGGCCACGCTACTCCCACCGCCGGACGCGAGCCGCGAGGACTACGTTGCGCGGGCACTCGAGATGATTTCCAACACTTGCCCGTTCGACGTCACTGGTCATCCTGCCGCCACGGTTCCGGCAGGCATGTCGGCAGGGCTCCCTGTTGGCATGATGCTGGTCGGACGCCACTGGGAGGACGGCACCGTGTTGCGCGCGGCTGATGCGTTCCAGATCGTCGGGTAG